From the Lacipirellulaceae bacterium genome, the window ACCAATCAGGCCGTAAGTTTCGTCCTTGGCTCTACACCATCGCTACCAACCAAGCGATCGACGCCACGCGACGCAACAAACGGCACAAGCGTCTAAGCCTTGATCAAAGCCACAGCACTGGCAGCGAACAGCTCGGCTCGCTCTTAGACATCGTCGCAGGCGGGCAGCTTAGCCCCTCAGAAGCCGTCGACCAAAGCGAGCAAGCCGCCTGGGTCCGCGATGCGGTAGCCAACCTGCCTGACTCGCTCCGCAATGCGGTCAACCTTGTATACTTCAAGGGCATGAAATACCGCGACGCCGCTGAGGTGATGAGCATCCCCGTCGGCACGGTCAAGAGCCGCCTCCACTCAGCTATCAGTCGCCTTGGCGAAGCCTGGAGTGAAGGCAAGACCACCTAGGATTTGAAAATTCGTTACAACCGGGTATTGTTGGCTGCTAACCTAGTAAGCCACACAAGCCTGCCATCCAGCCACCCCTCCCCGTGGGCCGGATGGCAGGCTTTTTTCATGTTTTTTTGCCGCCTGAGCGGCCAGTTCTTTGACAACCGAAACCTTGCTACCGAAGCTAGAGACTACCATAGCTTAAGAATGGTCTGTTTTTCGCAAACAGACGGCCAGCTGGCTACGTAGAGAATGCAGGCCAACCGCTGCGGTATCTGCAGCTTTGGCCTAAAATCGCTATGTCGCTGAATTCCCAGGTGTTTGTAAACTTCTCCCGCTATGACCGACGAGCCCACCAAAACCGATGAGCTAGTCGCCTATTTATTGAATGATCTCTCCGACGACCGCCGGGCGGAGGTCGAAAGCCGGCTCGCCGTTGATCCCCAATGGCGAAGCGAACTCGAACGCCTTAAGGAATGTCTCGGCGAAGGGCACGAACCGGGT encodes:
- a CDS encoding RNA polymerase sigma factor, with translation MTKTRTEDKVKRQAADSTMISDEQLFESYRKDGDSTVFSQLVERYQRELYNYLRRYLNDASLAEDVFQATFLAVHVKQHLYQSGRKFRPWLYTIATNQAIDATRRNKRHKRLSLDQSHSTGSEQLGSLLDIVAGGQLSPSEAVDQSEQAAWVRDAVANLPDSLRNAVNLVYFKGMKYRDAAEVMSIPVGTVKSRLHSAISRLGEAWSEGKTT